In Malaclemys terrapin pileata isolate rMalTer1 chromosome 10, rMalTer1.hap1, whole genome shotgun sequence, the DNA window TTATCTTCAAGATGCTCAATGGCCTGATCCCAGGAAATCTAAgctgtgtttctcaaccttttttataacagggactggcttgctgccttcctaaactgtgtcaggaagATCTCAGGGACTGATGCCAGTCCATGGactggtcattgagaaacactgatctaaaggATCATGTAAAGTTCTAGGGTGAGAACTGTAGTCAACAGTTCAATTCCTCAGGCACAATGCAGATCTCTACCGCAAGGGTAATGCTCATCTATATAGGAGACAACGTTTTCTTGAGGGCTACTCCAAGACTCCTATAGAAACTATGAACCACCTCAAACCTCAACTCCAAGTGCAAAGGTGAACTCCTTCAACTTAtcttcattaataaaaatatatggaaCACTGTAcatatattacatttaaaaaaaaatcctcacacAATTTCCCCCTGGGcagggaggaaaagaaagaaccATGTGACATGTTACTTGTGAAGAAGTGGAGCTGCTCTGAAATGATTTATGAATTCTATATGTTGACCCTGGTTATTGGGATATTTATTGTATGACTATATTGCTTTGGTTTAATAGTAGGCTATAAGGAAAGGCAAGCAAGAATGGAAGAACAGCTCAAGATACATCACCCCTCAACAAGGCCTTAAGGGTTGTTACAGAACAATGGCAGAGCCATAGGCTCTGAGGAGACTGGCTTGACCCTCAATCAAGCCTACCTAACTGATTTTGACAAACAAGCGAAAAGCCTGGGAACTGACAAGAACAAAGGAACTCTGATTGGAGTATaagggactctctctctctctctctctcccccctagGAGGAGGAACTTGTTGGAGAACTGTACAGAGACACTAGACACACAGGAACTCATTGGGACTTGAAGAAATAAGACCTACCTAAGTTATCATCAGGGGATGGTAAGTCTTAGGTAAAATAGCAATATGTGTGGTCTATTTGTTGTTGTAAAATACTTCTCTCTCACTTATGCTTTGTCTGTCTACTGTGAGAATAAACAATATTCTGGTTTTACAAAACCTGTCCAGTCATTATACATACACCAGTGGTCAcagactcccaaagggaagaactgcaggtgccAAACCACGTCAGACCTGCTGGGTAAACAGGGTTGATACACTGGGTACTGCAGTCCAGAGCCCAATGTAggggcctgtctacactgctgAACAGGGTAGACTAGGGCAGTAGGAATAGCTGTGTGCCCCAAAATGCTGCGCTGTATCTCCCCCTAATGGATATGGATGTTGCAGTggcaaactaaaaggtacctaattCTCATTAACctagtcctcttcaaacaggaccaCATTCAAGAGAACTCATAGTGCaaattaaggtcctgatcctgcaaagatttaggcacatgcttaattttaagcacatgagctaGTCTCATTGATCTCACTGGGACAATTCATGTGTTAAAAGGTAAGACTGTAAActataaatctttgcaggatcagggctttaagaTGTGACTGGGTATTTTAGTGACCTGCTTTATACAAATCAGAAAGGTCTTTATTTTGTCAACATCAATGTACATTCCCAAATGATTGCTAAGAAAACACTCAACAAGACAgtttaatataaaatgtttttattgtttttgaaaacatttaaaaaacaattttgagcactttcaataaaaaaaaataactgaaatgCTACTGCAATATTCAACTACTGTAGTTTCAGCAGTACAACAGACAACAAAACACTGGGGGCGGGGAATCGGATTTCCTGCACTAAATGAAAATGTAGAACAGGGATATTTCTTTCCTTATGGTGCAGTAAAGAAAGCACAGTATAGTACAAGACTATTATATGAACCTCAGATGCACTGCACAAGAAATGCTTTCCTTCTTTTCAGTTCAGAAGTCAGTGCTTATTGCAATTATTTGCAAATTCTTTACTTCATGAATTCTTATCATGATAAAATGgtacaaaaatgtttttcaacaccagaacaataaaaaataatccaAGAAAAGAACATATTAAACAATAACTAAGCTAAATTAGTAAACATAAAAAAGTAAATTACTTGTGAATAACTATGCTTGCCTGGTTAACACGGAACCAGTTTCAATAcagcaaaagaataaaaaaaataaagtggttACAGGAATATACCTAGTACTGTACAAGATAAGTCAATAACACTCATGCACGTCTTGTGATCATGTATTAACATGGTGAAGCAAACTAAACTTAATTTCTTCCTGCTGTAATATTCTCACGTAAGAGAATAAGAAATAGAAATATCTCATTGAGATCAATGCACATTGCTACATAAGACAACTTCATCTGTCATTTTTATGACATTTTGCCTTTTAATAATGAAACACATTAAAAAGTTTTTATCTGTGGGCCGTATTGGTTGCATTTATCCTAAGGAACGTGCCTGCCACAGGTTCAACAGAAATTTAGTGCAATATATGAACCCCAGAAAGTTTGCTGGACTAACCAACcaaatttaaagtgtttgctgcaATACTGTACATGGGGTACAAATTCACTAGTCTTTATACTTTAGCAAAATATGCTATCAAAgtaatttcattattttctcaTGTTAGTAGGAAGCCAGTAATGTAAACAAGGGGTCAGAACTgactcaaattattatttttggagTATCTGACACAGACAGGCTTCCATTAGTTAGAATCACAGAGTTTTCCTTTGGGTATTGCATACTTTGGTGTGCAGTAGTGCTCTGTCTCAATGTACAGTAAAGAAGTAACTAGCACTAAGAACAGGGATCTAACAGATTATTAATTTTAACAGCAAACACACAAACACCAATAAACTAATACATACCAATGTACAAAGCTGTGAGCTAGCCTAGCACcatttattgaaatgaaaatattttacccCTATGCCTGGTAATTTAATGAATCCTTATTGAATTAAACACCCATTTGCCTTAAATCCACTGATTAAATAGTATTCCTATTTGCCTGCTAATTAAGTGAAAGGAAAACTTTCTGCTAGGCCCCCATGTAgcgtttgatttaaaaatggttttaaacacatattttaaaaaccttcagtgatggcTGCATAATTTAGAAAAAGTCAGTTCTTAAAACACAAGAATTTGGAGGTGACTAGTTGTATTGAGCTATTGTGCAGTGCTAGCAGCACAGAGGCAAGGGAAGAATGCCATGCACATACATAGAACACCATAATACCAGTGCAGATGCTCCCCCATGTATATGCCGTCCCTTGTCATCCCCCCATGTTAGGCCTGCTGGAAGTGCAGGGTTAACATATGCACAGTGGTGCTGGCACTTGATACAGGATCAAATCTACAAAGCGCTGAGCATCTCAAAAGACATCAATTCAAGATCCACCTTGGGCAACTTCTTTCAAAAAGGGAAATGGCTCTAATGTGTATTTATTGGTAGAAATCAACAGAACTTTGAAATAATCAAACCCAAAGCTTACCATATAATAATACCTCCCCCACAAGCTGGAAAAAATTTGCAAGTCTCTCTTAAGAAAACAAAAGGAGTCTGTCTTAGGAAGGGCATGAACTCTCTCTACGGTCTGCTGCCCGTGGAATCAGGTGCTGCAGCATAGCACCACTGTTTGTCCTTCATCAGAAGAGCTCACGTGCTGGGGGCTGCCTTAGTTCAGTGCTTTTATCCCAGGGACCAGGAGAAGCAATGATGTACTAGCATCTGGAGTGCTAGTGCAGCAGCACCATGAAAATGAATGCTGTCAAATCAAATACTGAAGATTTCAGATCATTAGCAGAAATGCCACAAATTACGAAAATACATTTCAAGAACCAAGAAATTACCAAAATACATTTCAAgagctgaaaatctggtcctctCTTCCTTGTTTGCCAAATCTAGATGGCAGCATTCTGCCTCTCTCCAACACGAGTTGACGACCTCACAAACCTCTAATGTGACACTCTGCTTTAAGTTCTACTGATGTCATCAGTCCATAGGAGAAATAATAAACCCCTTACAAAGCTTCAGGAACAATACTACAAAGTGATTTGTCTGCCTGGCATCTCAGTGAGACTCCACATGGGAGTCAGTTTGCCTGTGCAGATCCCCTTTGTAGCATTAGGGCCTCGGCTGGTTAAGTACCTTTCTGTGTTCATCACTAGAGATTTTTACAATACTTGAATTCTTCTTTTACTTTTAATGACAAGGGTTAAagttttctaaagcacctaaatgacttaggagtctaaatctTATTGACTGTCAATGAGATTTAGGATTCTTAGTACCCAagacagttttgaaaatgggacataagcacttttgaaaattttacccaaggaCTTCATGTGTCTTGCtgcatgtttgtaaagtgcctggtAACATTATGGCTCTATAGAAGTTATTTTTAATAGTTATCAGCCAACATCAGAACATTTTTATCATCATCTTTTTTTTCcaggaggcacagaaaggggcagCCTACtgaaaaataaagaggaaaaacacCTTCCTCTACCCCCCATTAGGTTAGAACAGATAGGTTTAATAACAAATCTTAAACACAGTAATACTTTAATAAGCTCATGCAGCCATTctactgaaaaaagaaaacaaatgtcatGTCACCTTCTCTAATTctgataaataataaaacagtaacTATCATTTTCTAATATACATATGTCTACTTTTATTAAGCCTCAGTGCTCAGAATCTTTTATCATGCATTTTTACCTCATATTAAAACCCAACATTTAAAGTGAAAACTAAAATAACATTAAGGTGAGGTCATGGATATCTATGGCTAAAAacactaaatatatatatttaaaataaaattttagtgcatttttctctttccttgaTCATTCCCATTATTTTCTCCTATCTTAGCCCTTCATCATAGATGTAAATGGTGCCACAGACATTTCTCATGGTTCACTACAGTACTGCAGCTCTGGGTAATGCTCAATGACAACACCACTTGTATGCCCTTCATCAAGCTGTAGCCCCTCCCTCTCATCAGCCGCCTACTTGTCTACAAGTCCCACACATTTCTGACTTGAATAACACAGGCCAATATCAAACATCTCCTCAGAAGTAGCAGGCAATACAAAGTACTGAATATCTAGTAACAAGTAAGTTGGATTTAAAACCCTCCAAACACCTCTACTGAAGTTGTGAATGCTGGTTTTCAATCactttgtatatatatttttgctaCAATAAGAAATGCTATTAAGTGGGAACCCTATAAAATTTAAATTCTAATACTGGCTCTTCAATAGCCTTcagaaatttatttaaaattgaaaagACTGCCTATTCCCAGCTGAAGAATAAGCAACTTGTACAGcaaactctttttttaaaaatgccacaaTTCTTAGCAAGTGTTTCTGCTGCAGGAGGCACTTCCATTAAGACAAATACAATACGTCTGTCTTTCAGATACAGTGTGCTACATACATATTATTAAACAAATTTAACCCAACATTTCAACAGCAGGATGATCCTTACTCTCCATCCACTCAAAACCTGATGTAGTCATTGAGTTAATGGATTCATTGCAGATTTGTTGAAACAAGGGGTCATTCTTTAATTCCTCCAGTGTAGCATCGTCGTCTTGTCCCTGCTGACGACCTGGATCAAACAGTAGATTTGTATCTAAAGTATTCAGATCATTAATGCTGCCTGAGAGGTCGGAAGACAACCTGATGTCGCTGGAAAAGACAGATGCAACGTTATTGAGATCTGACACCACCTGATTCACCAGCTGCTGGTTGGTTTGCAGATTGTCCTCCCCTAAAAAGTCTTTTACAGTGCTGCTGAAATCTAATTGCTGTTCTCCAATTTCTGATTGTGCTTGGTTATCTCCAGAAGAAAAACTGATCTGATCGGTGCTGCTGTTTTTTGTGAGGTAACTTGGTGTTTGGAATTCATAAACTGAAGTGCTGGAATTGATCATATTTTGCGGGTTGGCACTAGAAAAAGTGGTGGATGTTTCTAAAATCTGAGTGAGATTCATCCTCGCTGTGTAATTTGAAGGCATGTTGTTCATTCCCAAACCTCTCACTGCATCATCGCCATCAGAATCAAGTTTGCTTAACAacacatttgttatttttttagtgtttgtttgtttctgaagAGAGGGGAAGGCTGTCTGCATCATGACAGTCAAAGGGACTGACTGACTCCTTTGAGCTATATTATTGGCACTAGTGTCAGCATGAATATTTGTGAACACATTGTGAACTTCAGGTGTCACTGGACTTCCGAAAGGGGTCAAGTTAGAGCGTGGTATATTAGAAACTGGATAGACAGTGCTTCCACTAAGATTACGTTGGCGATGGACAGCAGGGCTTACACTCCGGCATCTGAAACTGTTATTGAGAGAGGAACTTGTTCCTTTGTTGTCAAGAGGAGCAGGAACAGCAAAGCCTTCCTGCTTGTTGGTGCTATTTACAGAGGATCCCTGATGTGATACAGGTGACACAGGAGTCACACGACCAAAGTGAGTATCGTGGTGCCGGGACTGAGACTGATATGACTGGCCAGGAACTGCAAAAGCATGAGGTTTCCTGAAACGGTCTTCCACTAGCTCCTGATAGCTTGGAAGAATGCCATGATTTGAAACTGATGAATTAGTGACTCCACTGTACCCGTTATTCATCCACTCAAGTTTGGTTTTATCAGGGTGAGTAGCCATAGGTCGCTGCATTGGTTTCACAGGGCTACTCGAGACAATGCTGGCATCATGATATGCCATACTGGAGCTTATTGGAGTAAATGCAAAAGGATTTCTGCATTCCACAGGACTAGGAGGGACACTGCTGCTGCAGTTTGAATGTGGTGTGCCAATGGGTGTATGCCGGCTACTTCCCAGAGCACTGTCTACAGGAGTAGTCTGAGCCAGTCGTGAGCACGGGCTCTCTCGTGACACACTCTGAGATCCAGCAATCATTTCTGACGTGGGTGTTGGGGTCGGAGTCGGGGTAGGTGTGGGAGTCGGGGTAGGTGTGGGAGTGTGAATTGGAGTGCCATTGTTGTGGATTGAATGGTAGAAGTGCGTATTGCTTGGATGAGATGACATTGGAGCTCCTTGAGCTGCTGTCTGATTCTGCAGTGCCATTCCCAGACAACTACCATAAGGATGAGAACTGTTCATTGACATTTGCTCCTCCATGAGCACCAGTTCCTCCACAATGCTGTCCTGTGTAAGGTCATCATCAAATGAAAAGAAGTTTTCGTTTGACTGAGGGACTGTATGTTCGAATTCTTTTAGCTCAGACTGCAGAGGTAACGGTAACTGATTTGAGGACTGTGCTTGTATTTGACCCAAAGCTGATTCTTGGATCTGGCTCTGTAACTGCTGGCTGTATGTATCCTGTTGTATTCCTTCACAGTGCACTGGCTCCCATACAGATTCCTGTAAATCATTAGAGTCAGACTGTCCTGCAATAGTCATAACACTGATATCTTGCTGCTGTTCAGAGTTCACAGATGTAAAGTCAGAGGTTTTAGTGATATGCTGCCATGGATTTGGATTAAAGCTGACATCAGATTTTGAATCATTTTCTAAGATAAACAAATTTCCTTCCAATTTTACTTTTATATCTGGAGATGAGGCTGTGAGCTGCTGTCCCAAAGTGGAATCACTGGTATTTATAACATTGGAATTCAATGGACAGTTTGTCACTAAGTGTGTTGAAGCTGTAGAATTTACTTTTATAGTGACCTTGCTAGGAACTTGAGCAAGTGCTGTAGTACTGTCATTTCTAGCTAATGATACAACCTTCTGAACCTTCTTAACACTGCTTCCTTTTTGACCTTCCATGCTACCTGCTGAAAGCTGCCCCACAAGTGGTTTCTTTACAGGTGGTACCTGGGACTCCTGAAGCGTAGAAGGTAGTCGCTTCCTTGGACTTTTAGTGCATGTTTTATCTTTAATAGTAGAATCACCACTAGGAGGTGAACTGATGCTGGGGTTGGAGAAGTTTTGAGTGGCAACTGAGAGAGTAAGAGTGCTTTGATTATTGCCTGCTGAAGAAACTGGTATGATTTCTTTAGGTCGGGCTTTATATTTGGTCCTTGCTCCTTCAGCTCTCTGATCACAGCCCTTAACTGTTTTCACTTCACTGATGCTCTCAGTTGAAGCTTTCAAGGTTGTACCCTCAAAATGATTCCTCTGAGCAGCAGGCAGGCCCGGTGCTCCTTTTATAGCTTTAGACACATCAGAATTCTCATGGCACTGTATTGGGTTCTCATCCAGTAATGCTTCTGGTTCCATTTTGATCTCAACTGCAGGTGTAGCTACAACACTGCTTGTCttggatc includes these proteins:
- the RFX7 gene encoding DNA-binding protein RFX7, producing MMAEEQQPDPQQPPPPQLPGTPAPGGALPALVPGLQGTEANALQHKIKNSICKTVQSKVDCILQEVEKFTDLEKLYLYLQLPSGPSNGEKSDQISMSSSRAQQMHAFSWIRNTLEEHPETSLPKQEVYDEYKSYCDNLGYHPLSAADFGKIMKNVFPNMKARRLGTRGKSKYCYSGLRKKAFVHMPTLPNLGFHKTGDGLDGSDPSGQLQSADEEVVSAACRLVCEWAQKVLSQPFDSVLDLARFLVKSHYIGTKSMAALTVMAGAPAGIKGIPQPSAFIPTAESNSFQPQVKTLPSPVDAKQQLQRKIQKKQQEQKLQSPLPGESPAKKTEGATANGVTSISNGSPAILSPQPIGIVVAAVPSPIPVPRTRQLVTSPSPMGSSDGKVLPLNVQVVTQHMQSVKQSPKTPQNVPASPVGDRSARHRYPQILPKPANTSALTIRSPTTVLFTSSPIKTVVPAPHVNSLNVVKMTAISLAPSSSSVPVKHTTSLNSSTGAMEESRTVPQIKNGSVVSLQSPGSKTSSVVATPAVEIKMEPEALLDENPIQCHENSDVSKAIKGAPGLPAAQRNHFEGTTLKASTESISEVKTVKGCDQRAEGARTKYKARPKEIIPVSSAGNNQSTLTLSVATQNFSNPSISSPPSGDSTIKDKTCTKSPRKRLPSTLQESQVPPVKKPLVGQLSAGSMEGQKGSSVKKVQKVVSLARNDSTTALAQVPSKVTIKVNSTASTHLVTNCPLNSNVINTSDSTLGQQLTASSPDIKVKLEGNLFILENDSKSDVSFNPNPWQHITKTSDFTSVNSEQQQDISVMTIAGQSDSNDLQESVWEPVHCEGIQQDTYSQQLQSQIQESALGQIQAQSSNQLPLPLQSELKEFEHTVPQSNENFFSFDDDLTQDSIVEELVLMEEQMSMNSSHPYGSCLGMALQNQTAAQGAPMSSHPSNTHFYHSIHNNGTPIHTPTPTPTPTPTPTPTPTPTSEMIAGSQSVSRESPCSRLAQTTPVDSALGSSRHTPIGTPHSNCSSSVPPSPVECRNPFAFTPISSSMAYHDASIVSSSPVKPMQRPMATHPDKTKLEWMNNGYSGVTNSSVSNHGILPSYQELVEDRFRKPHAFAVPGQSYQSQSRHHDTHFGRVTPVSPVSHQGSSVNSTNKQEGFAVPAPLDNKGTSSSLNNSFRCRSVSPAVHRQRNLSGSTVYPVSNIPRSNLTPFGSPVTPEVHNVFTNIHADTSANNIAQRSQSVPLTVMMQTAFPSLQKQTNTKKITNVLLSKLDSDGDDAVRGLGMNNMPSNYTARMNLTQILETSTTFSSANPQNMINSSTSVYEFQTPSYLTKNSSTDQISFSSGDNQAQSEIGEQQLDFSSTVKDFLGEDNLQTNQQLVNQVVSDLNNVASVFSSDIRLSSDLSGSINDLNTLDTNLLFDPGRQQGQDDDATLEELKNDPLFQQICNESINSMTTSGFEWMESKDHPAVEMLG